One window of Metamycoplasma arthritidis genomic DNA carries:
- the smpB gene encoding SsrA-binding protein SmpB — protein sequence MALIVKNKFPKLEYEIHSTYECGISLLGWEAKSLRAKNAKLESSFCSISQSDELWLNNAYIAQYMLVKGDPLRSRKLLMHRHEIKKLRSLQQRLNLIFIPLSFYWRGNKIKVEIALAKHLNKHDKREKIKKDEAKKFIKAVLY from the coding sequence ATGGCTTTAATTGTTAAAAACAAATTTCCTAAATTAGAATATGAAATTCATAGTACTTATGAATGTGGTATTTCGCTATTAGGATGAGAAGCGAAAAGTTTGAGAGCAAAAAACGCCAAATTAGAATCATCGTTTTGCTCAATTAGCCAGAGTGATGAGCTCTGATTAAATAATGCTTATATTGCCCAATATATGTTAGTAAAAGGCGATCCACTTCGCTCAAGAAAACTACTTATGCATCGTCATGAAATAAAAAAATTAAGAAGTTTGCAGCAACGTCTTAATTTGATTTTCATTCCCTTGAGTTTTTATTGAAGGGGTAATAAGATCAAAGTAGAAATTGCTTTGGCAAAACACTTAAATAAACATGATAAAAGAGAAAAAATTAAAAAAGACGAAGCAAAAAAATTTATTAAAGCCGTATTGTATTAA
- the secA gene encoding preprotein translocase subunit SecA translates to MKINFKSTEMRIAEATLRKINDFEEDIQILSDKELQNKTSEFRQRINLGESPESIRAEVFAVSREATKRILGKRPFDVQMIGGIILDLGSVAEMKTGEGKTITSIAPVYLNALTGKSVIVSTVNEYLAERDAEEMGQVFKFLGLTVGINKAQMPTNEKREAYACDITYSVHSELGFDYLRDNMVMSKEEKVQRGLDFILLDEVDSILIDEAKTPLIISGGDEANSPLYNVADLFVRTLSNDDYFIDEETKSVYLTEKGIEKANKYFNFSNLYDIQNSELVHRIQNALRAHKVMKLDVEYIVRNDKIELVDSFTGRVMEGRAYSEGLQQAIQAKERVEIEGETKTLATITYQNFFRLFKKISGMTGTAKTEEKEFIEIYNMRVNVVPTNRPLARLDDKDEIYVTMHAKWQAVVKEVKRVYEKRQPILIGTAQVEDSEILHEYLIEERIPHTVLNAKQDASEAEIIAKAGQVGAVTIATNMAGRGTDIKPSKEAIELGGLYVLGTEKAESRRIDNQLKGRSGRQGDVGYSKFYLSLDDQLILRFSVQDRWKEIFKAYGDDPIEGEAIRKAFLNAQKKIEGFNFDNRKSVLNYDDVIRQQRDLIYEQRDLILDRDDLGSIIRKMISVCVTQTVDNPYFINESTLDVPRFCEYLNKNWMDLTEYKFTEAELQKYDRDELVDYLIGIFNREYDILRQNIVEKYGVSALTNSERTIILNVFDSAWQDHINTMDKLRRSSHLVQYSQKNPYQVYTQLGSKRFKELTQRIALESVVNLMNNYDAIKSSNAGFGDLPWISGPDSDLGKEINQNQQLVDFVSYLLESERRKMLAEGKNEAEVDAAIEARKQTIINEFKIRTDEVLNSQISDSETEK, encoded by the coding sequence ATGAAGATTAACTTTAAATCAACAGAAATGCGTATCGCTGAAGCTACGCTTCGTAAAATTAATGACTTCGAAGAAGATATTCAAATCCTAAGTGATAAGGAACTACAAAACAAAACCTCTGAATTTCGTCAAAGAATCAACTTGGGTGAATCACCTGAAAGCATTCGTGCTGAAGTTTTTGCGGTTTCGCGTGAAGCAACTAAGCGAATTCTTGGGAAACGTCCTTTTGATGTGCAAATGATCGGGGGCATTATTTTAGATTTAGGTTCAGTTGCCGAAATGAAAACCGGAGAAGGTAAGACCATTACTTCAATTGCGCCGGTTTATTTAAATGCTTTAACTGGCAAGAGCGTTATTGTGTCTACCGTTAATGAATACCTAGCAGAAAGAGATGCCGAGGAAATGGGCCAAGTTTTCAAGTTTCTTGGTTTAACTGTTGGTATTAATAAAGCCCAAATGCCGACAAACGAAAAACGTGAAGCTTACGCTTGTGATATTACTTACTCAGTGCACTCTGAACTTGGTTTTGATTATTTGCGTGACAACATGGTTATGAGTAAAGAAGAAAAGGTGCAACGAGGCCTAGATTTCATTTTACTTGACGAAGTAGATTCCATTCTTATTGACGAAGCAAAAACGCCGTTAATTATTTCTGGTGGTGACGAAGCTAATAGTCCACTTTACAATGTTGCTGATTTATTTGTTAGAACTCTTTCAAACGATGATTACTTTATTGATGAAGAAACAAAATCGGTGTATCTAACCGAAAAAGGTATTGAAAAAGCAAATAAATACTTTAACTTTAGTAATTTATACGATATTCAAAATTCAGAACTTGTGCACCGGATTCAAAACGCCTTGCGAGCTCATAAAGTTATGAAGTTGGATGTCGAGTACATTGTACGTAACGATAAAATTGAACTAGTAGATTCTTTTACTGGTCGGGTAATGGAAGGCCGAGCTTATTCTGAAGGATTGCAACAAGCTATTCAAGCCAAAGAACGTGTTGAAATTGAAGGCGAAACCAAAACTTTAGCAACCATCACTTATCAAAACTTCTTTAGGCTTTTCAAAAAAATTAGCGGTATGACCGGAACTGCCAAAACTGAAGAAAAAGAATTTATTGAAATTTACAATATGCGTGTTAATGTCGTTCCTACTAACCGCCCCCTAGCAAGACTAGACGATAAAGACGAAATTTATGTCACAATGCATGCAAAATGACAAGCGGTTGTTAAAGAAGTTAAAAGAGTGTATGAAAAACGCCAACCAATTTTAATTGGAACGGCGCAAGTTGAAGATTCTGAGATTTTGCACGAATACTTAATTGAAGAAAGAATTCCTCACACGGTTTTGAATGCTAAACAAGATGCTTCCGAAGCTGAAATCATTGCTAAAGCTGGACAAGTTGGGGCTGTTACTATTGCTACTAATATGGCTGGTCGGGGTACTGACATCAAGCCTTCTAAAGAAGCAATTGAATTAGGCGGGCTTTATGTACTAGGCACTGAAAAAGCTGAATCAAGAAGAATTGACAATCAATTAAAGGGTCGTTCGGGTCGACAAGGTGATGTTGGTTATTCTAAATTCTATTTGTCGCTTGATGACCAATTGATTTTACGTTTCTCAGTCCAAGATCGTTGAAAAGAAATTTTTAAAGCTTATGGTGATGATCCAATTGAAGGTGAAGCGATTAGAAAAGCATTTCTTAATGCTCAAAAGAAAATCGAAGGTTTTAACTTTGATAATCGTAAGAGTGTTCTTAACTACGATGACGTTATTCGCCAACAACGGGATCTAATTTATGAACAACGTGATTTAATTTTGGATCGTGATGATTTAGGGTCAATTATTCGAAAAATGATTAGCGTTTGCGTAACGCAAACAGTAGACAATCCTTATTTCATCAATGAAAGTACTCTAGATGTTCCAAGATTTTGTGAATATTTAAACAAAAATTGAATGGATTTAACTGAATACAAATTCACTGAAGCAGAACTACAAAAATATGACCGTGATGAGTTGGTTGATTATTTAATTGGTATCTTCAATCGTGAATATGACATTTTACGGCAAAATATTGTTGAAAAATACGGTGTTAGTGCGCTAACCAATTCTGAACGAACAATCATTTTAAATGTTTTTGATAGTGCTTGACAAGATCACATTAACACTATGGATAAACTAAGAAGAAGTTCACATTTGGTGCAATACTCACAAAAAAATCCTTATCAAGTTTATACACAATTGGGCTCAAAGCGTTTCAAAGAATTAACACAAAGAATTGCCTTAGAATCTGTTGTTAACTTAATGAATAACTATGATGCTATTAAATCATCAAACGCAGGATTTGGCGATTTACCTTGAATCTCTGGCCCAGACAGTGACTTAGGCAAAGAAATCAATCAAAATCAACAACTTGTTGACTTTGTTAGTTATTTACTTGAAAGTGAGCGTCGTAAGATGCTTGCCGAAGGAAAAAATGAAGCTGAAGTAGACGCTGCTATTGAGGCGCGTAAGCAAACAATAATCAATGAGTTTAAAATTAGAACTGATGAAGTTTTAAATAGTCAAATAAGTGATAGTGAAACTGAAAAATAA
- the dnaX gene encoding DNA polymerase III subunit gamma/tau: MESKYLALYRQYRPNKFDEVKGQENIIRTLTNIIKMQKISHAYLFCGPHGTGKTSVAKIFANTLNCSHSSDLLEPCQECIENIDRNLDIIEIDAASNTGIDDIRELREKIKHLPTHSKYKIYIIDEVHMLSKSAFNALLKTLEEPPKHAIFILATTDPQKIPLTILSRVQRFNFKRIDENVIVMHLMHVYDQEHIDYEKNALKLIASLANGSFRDALSLADQVSIFATNSKITLVEVESLFGLINLKNVIDLINLMASHNIKEVLQKLGKLIDAGADIERLVTQMINVLKDFLVYSRTEDAALLEISDVTDLQTLKISIDKTYEFISELVNLLKELKYSDLPLQTLELGFIKMATLKTHDENFVNEIVMPKAKEISPQTTPMKDFEIDVEPNSPTPKKRMSQNVEKINSIFDLSSIANKDIEVKEISVDEVLEKTSELVLKEKTQEFEMADVENDILSLDSSQTSDFEINENFEETTNPPELDFDLILDCLAITQKLKIHEKENNMTHRRTIDKISYAMLETKLSKPEQTESKEILKDLEILASADDFILFSSPIDEKVFALNRNAYKFSLVNDAKLLFGRYVHLFAVTSKQNAEIKAYWKAHSATIMKRVPRQFEKLADKYDLASKSAENLGKEIFGDKFSIEEGN; the protein is encoded by the coding sequence ATGGAAAGTAAATACTTAGCACTCTATCGCCAATATCGGCCTAATAAATTTGACGAAGTTAAAGGCCAAGAAAATATTATTCGCACTTTGACTAACATTATTAAGATGCAAAAAATTAGCCACGCATATTTATTTTGCGGTCCCCATGGAACTGGTAAAACATCAGTTGCAAAAATTTTTGCTAATACCTTAAATTGTTCACATTCTAGTGATCTGCTTGAACCTTGTCAAGAATGCATTGAAAATATTGACCGCAATTTAGACATTATTGAAATTGATGCTGCTTCAAATACCGGAATTGATGATATAAGAGAGTTGCGTGAAAAAATCAAGCACTTACCAACTCACTCAAAGTACAAAATTTATATCATTGATGAAGTGCATATGCTTTCAAAATCAGCTTTTAATGCATTGCTAAAAACTTTAGAAGAACCACCTAAGCATGCAATTTTTATTCTAGCCACTACTGATCCTCAAAAAATTCCGCTTACTATTTTGAGTCGGGTACAAAGATTTAATTTCAAGCGAATTGATGAAAATGTTATTGTCATGCATTTGATGCATGTTTATGATCAGGAACATATCGATTATGAAAAAAATGCTCTTAAATTAATTGCTTCATTGGCCAACGGAAGTTTCCGTGATGCCCTTTCACTTGCTGATCAAGTTTCAATTTTTGCAACAAATAGCAAAATTACTTTGGTCGAAGTTGAAAGCCTTTTTGGCCTAATTAATCTTAAAAATGTGATTGATTTAATTAATTTAATGGCATCACACAACATTAAAGAAGTGCTTCAAAAACTTGGCAAATTAATTGATGCTGGTGCTGATATTGAACGCCTAGTAACGCAAATGATTAATGTCTTAAAAGATTTTTTAGTATATAGTCGCACCGAAGATGCTGCACTTCTTGAAATAAGCGACGTGACAGATTTACAAACACTTAAAATTTCAATCGACAAAACCTATGAATTTATTAGCGAGCTAGTCAATTTGCTAAAAGAGCTAAAATATAGCGATTTGCCGCTGCAAACTTTAGAACTTGGTTTTATAAAAATGGCAACTTTAAAAACGCATGACGAAAATTTTGTTAATGAAATTGTTATGCCTAAGGCTAAAGAAATTAGTCCACAAACTACGCCAATGAAAGATTTCGAAATTGATGTTGAGCCTAATTCCCCAACCCCTAAAAAACGTATGTCGCAAAACGTTGAAAAAATTAACTCAATTTTTGATCTTTCATCAATTGCAAATAAAGACATTGAAGTCAAAGAAATTTCGGTTGATGAAGTTCTAGAAAAAACCTCAGAACTAGTTCTAAAAGAAAAAACTCAAGAATTTGAAATGGCTGATGTTGAAAATGATATTCTTAGCCTTGATAGCTCACAAACAAGTGATTTTGAAATTAATGAAAATTTTGAAGAAACTACTAACCCGCCGGAACTTGATTTTGATTTAATTTTAGATTGCCTTGCAATTACGCAAAAACTAAAAATTCATGAAAAAGAAAATAATATGACTCACCGTCGTACTATTGACAAAATTTCATATGCAATGCTTGAAACTAAATTAAGCAAACCAGAACAAACTGAAAGTAAAGAAATTTTAAAAGATTTAGAAATTTTAGCTTCGGCTGATGATTTTATTCTCTTTAGCTCTCCTATTGACGAAAAAGTGTTTGCTCTAAATCGTAATGCTTATAAATTTTCACTAGTAAATGATGCTAAATTGCTATTTGGAAGATATGTGCATTTATTTGCAGTAACTAGTAAACAAAATGCCGAAATTAAGGCTTATTGAAAAGCACACAGTGCGACCATTATGAAACGCGTGCCTCGTCAATTTGAAAAACTGGCAGATAAATATGATCTTGCCTCAAAAAGTGCCGAAAATCTTGGCAAAGAAATTTTTGGCGATAAATTTAGTATAGAAGAAGGTAATTAA
- a CDS encoding YbaB/EbfC family nucleoid-associated protein, translating into MNINEMLKKAKRLQAEMEVEEKEIAKKEFVVKKQGIKVVMLGTRKIKTIEISPALIDPEDPELVQDLVMLAINEAIDIIDEEYDELGDKYSNTSI; encoded by the coding sequence ATGAATATTAATGAAATGTTAAAAAAAGCAAAAAGACTTCAAGCTGAAATGGAAGTCGAAGAAAAAGAAATTGCTAAAAAGGAATTTGTTGTAAAAAAACAAGGCATCAAGGTAGTAATGCTAGGAACAAGAAAAATAAAAACAATTGAAATCTCGCCAGCTTTAATTGATCCCGAAGATCCTGAATTGGTACAAGACTTAGTGATGCTGGCTATTAATGAAGCTATTGACATTATTGACGAAGAATATGACGAACTTGGGGATAAATACTCAAATACAAGCATCTAA
- a CDS encoding toprim domain-containing protein, giving the protein MYDELLNKLTIKLKAIQGLNKKQITAIVEYILNAESGELDDIAMLIKTIKTTYKKCLFCNNFSSQEKCEICSDSTRENKLMVVENAKTIKQFEVAQIYRGKYFILEALYNPKKPNLLFNKNLEKLLLIATKANEVVLALSPTIEGAITMDYLKKSLRDANNMHNVYQLATGIPLGVNVEYIDSETLKQSFLKKTKF; this is encoded by the coding sequence ATGTATGATGAATTATTAAATAAACTAACTATTAAGCTTAAAGCAATACAAGGTTTGAATAAAAAACAAATTACAGCAATTGTTGAATATATTCTTAACGCCGAAAGTGGCGAGTTAGATGATATTGCAATGTTAATTAAAACTATTAAAACAACTTATAAAAAATGTTTGTTTTGCAATAATTTTAGTAGCCAAGAAAAATGTGAAATTTGTTCAGATTCAACTCGCGAAAATAAATTGATGGTAGTAGAAAATGCTAAAACTATCAAACAATTTGAAGTGGCCCAAATCTATCGTGGTAAATACTTTATCCTAGAAGCCCTTTACAATCCCAAAAAACCAAATTTGCTATTTAATAAAAACCTAGAAAAATTGCTACTAATAGCAACAAAAGCAAATGAAGTAGTTTTGGCTCTTAGCCCCACTATTGAAGGCGCTATTACGATGGATTATTTAAAAAAATCTTTACGTGACGCCAATAATATGCACAATGTCTATCAACTAGCCACTGGCATTCCACTTGGAGTAAATGTTGAGTATATTGATAGTGAAACGTTAAAACAATCATTTCTTAAAAAAACTAAATTTTAA
- the tmk gene encoding dTMP kinase, whose amino-acid sequence MNKKAKFITIEGMDGSGKTTIIEMLKDYLFNIGKIDDFVFTREPGSAYSAEAENIRKIVLDSGNKFSPMVDALLFVTSRRINLEKAIWPALKAKKNVISDRFWHSSFVYQGILGKVGLDKVRQINEMVIEDTQPDFVIFFDLQPEVSVERLTKLREKTDRLETDQVEYYQALRKAYFEVINSDPTKFRIIDASQSIVKVFEQLLIILKNEGVL is encoded by the coding sequence ATGAATAAAAAAGCTAAATTTATTACCATTGAAGGAATGGATGGTTCAGGAAAAACAACAATTATTGAAATGCTAAAAGACTATTTATTTAACATTGGCAAAATTGATGATTTTGTTTTTACTAGAGAACCAGGATCGGCTTATTCAGCTGAAGCGGAGAATATTAGAAAAATTGTGCTTGATTCAGGCAATAAATTTAGCCCTATGGTTGATGCACTTTTATTTGTGACTTCACGTCGAATAAATCTAGAAAAAGCAATTTGACCAGCTTTGAAAGCGAAAAAAAATGTTATTTCTGATCGTTTTTGACATTCCTCATTTGTTTACCAAGGAATCCTTGGTAAAGTTGGGTTAGATAAAGTTAGACAAATTAACGAAATGGTTATTGAAGATACTCAACCAGACTTTGTAATTTTCTTTGATTTGCAACCAGAAGTATCTGTTGAAAGATTAACAAAATTAAGAGAAAAAACCGATCGTTTGGAAACTGACCAAGTTGAATATTACCAAGCCTTACGCAAAGCTTATTTTGAAGTAATCAATAGTGATCCAACAAAATTTAGAATTATTGACGCATCTCAATCAATCGTTAAAGTTTTTGAACAACTGCTTATCATTTTAAAAAATGAAGGAGTGCTTTAA
- a CDS encoding DNA polymerase III subunit delta — MHNENYFKIVDHAIAHNKLSQVYLFVALPKVNFDKYLTHFINKINKESFEKFRDIPMGELYFLVDGYNEAIAKDEILEAVKNVSTSQLNVNNLKKILIIKNIENGSQKTLNALLKFLENPPKDCIIFITTNAQNKVLKTIKSRAFIIDIKREFDLQLSGSKYDNFFARISENDEFLTSQMTEENFALYDELIAKLSNARKDPHAFLSYLDATIDEKNAYMLALLLDFIFHEIFSYQNYAKSSFVLLDKKTAFNYQDFETTISVLMIIHEFKKSLASNANYVLAKANFIAKLGEAYGV, encoded by the coding sequence ATGCATAACGAAAACTATTTTAAGATAGTTGATCACGCTATTGCGCATAATAAATTAAGTCAAGTTTACTTGTTTGTGGCTTTGCCAAAAGTTAACTTTGATAAATATTTAACTCATTTTATTAACAAAATTAATAAAGAATCATTTGAAAAATTTAGAGATATCCCCATGGGGGAACTTTATTTTTTAGTTGACGGTTATAATGAAGCGATTGCTAAAGATGAAATTCTTGAAGCAGTTAAAAATGTTTCTACTTCGCAACTAAACGTTAACAATTTAAAGAAAATTTTAATTATTAAAAATATTGAAAATGGTTCACAAAAGACTCTTAATGCTTTATTAAAGTTTTTAGAAAATCCGCCAAAAGATTGCATTATTTTTATTACTACTAATGCCCAAAATAAAGTACTAAAAACAATAAAATCTCGTGCCTTTATTATTGACATTAAAAGAGAATTTGACCTGCAGCTTAGCGGATCGAAATATGATAATTTCTTTGCTAGAATTAGTGAAAACGATGAGTTTTTAACATCACAAATGACCGAAGAAAATTTTGCACTTTATGATGAGCTTATTGCTAAATTAAGTAATGCAAGAAAAGATCCTCATGCCTTTTTAAGTTATTTAGATGCTACAATCGATGAAAAAAATGCTTATATGCTTGCTTTATTGCTTGATTTTATTTTTCATGAAATTTTTTCATATCAAAATTATGCTAAGTCATCTTTTGTTTTACTTGATAAAAAAACGGCTTTTAACTATCAAGACTTTGAGACCACTATTTCAGTGTTAATGATTATTCACGAATTTAAAAAATCCCTTGCTTCAAATGCTAATTATGTACTAGCCAAAGCCAATTTTATTGCCAAATTAGGAGAAGCTTATGGAGTATAA
- the rsmI gene encoding 16S rRNA (cytidine(1402)-2'-O)-methyltransferase gives MEYKLSIVGTPIGNLEDISLRALKTLQAADVILCEDTRTSLKLLNHFEIFNKSLLSYHNFNEKAMCPKIIKLIKEENKKVALISDAGMPCISDPGFAIVQAAKANEIFIDVIGGPSALICAIIKANFASQFTFLGFLKDKSLARQNELKKLMPGTYVCYLSPHKLISTINDFLVVFGDGVKLYLIKEMTKLHETSYEGSPSEILAKLPGNIKGEFTLVFLIQAKKLPKINKYAK, from the coding sequence ATGGAGTATAAACTTTCAATAGTCGGCACTCCCATTGGCAACTTAGAAGACATTTCACTAAGAGCACTTAAAACTTTGCAAGCTGCTGATGTTATTTTATGCGAGGACACGCGCACTAGTTTAAAACTTCTTAATCATTTTGAAATTTTTAATAAAAGTTTGTTAAGTTATCATAACTTTAATGAAAAAGCGATGTGCCCAAAAATTATTAAATTAATTAAAGAAGAAAACAAAAAAGTCGCCTTAATTAGCGACGCGGGAATGCCTTGTATTTCTGATCCTGGTTTTGCTATTGTTCAAGCCGCTAAGGCTAATGAAATTTTTATTGACGTAATTGGCGGTCCTAGTGCTTTAATTTGTGCCATTATTAAAGCAAACTTTGCTTCGCAATTTACTTTTCTAGGATTTTTAAAAGATAAATCTTTGGCGCGTCAAAATGAGCTAAAAAAATTAATGCCAGGAACTTATGTGTGTTATTTATCGCCACACAAACTTATTAGTACTATTAATGATTTTTTAGTCGTTTTTGGTGATGGAGTTAAACTTTATTTAATAAAAGAAATGACTAAATTGCATGAAACTAGTTACGAAGGTAGCCCTAGTGAAATTTTAGCTAAATTACCTGGTAACATTAAAGGAGAATTTACGCTGGTTTTTTTAATTCAAGCAAAAAAGTTACCAAAAATCAACAAATACGCAAAATAG
- a CDS encoding thymidine kinase yields the protein MYKNFNEGMIEVITGPMFSGKSEELLKRIRTLEYAKLKPLVIKPEFDTRFSENEIVSRAGVKHKTHILKNINDVYFLLQEDKYKAVVIDEAHWFNEELVKVADDLANKGYLVIVAGLDQNYLREPFGPIPNLLAIAERVTKLQAICVKCQHAASTSFRKVAASEINLLGDFQEYEARCRKCHNAGQKEKLQKKV from the coding sequence ATGTATAAAAATTTTAACGAAGGTATGATTGAAGTAATTACCGGACCAATGTTTTCAGGAAAAAGCGAGGAGCTGCTAAAAAGAATAAGGACCTTAGAATATGCTAAATTGAAACCGCTTGTAATTAAGCCCGAATTTGATACTAGATTTTCGGAAAATGAAATTGTTAGTAGAGCCGGTGTTAAACATAAAACTCATATTCTAAAAAATATTAATGATGTTTATTTTTTGCTTCAAGAAGATAAGTATAAAGCTGTTGTCATTGATGAGGCACATTGATTCAATGAAGAGCTCGTTAAAGTCGCAGATGACCTTGCTAATAAGGGATATTTAGTAATTGTTGCCGGGCTTGATCAAAACTATTTAAGAGAACCATTTGGACCAATTCCTAATTTACTTGCCATTGCTGAAAGAGTAACTAAGCTACAAGCTATTTGTGTAAAATGCCAACATGCCGCTTCGACTAGTTTTCGTAAAGTAGCAGCTAGTGAAATAAATTTATTAGGTGATTTTCAAGAATATGAAGCGCGGTGCCGTAAATGTCATAACGCTGGTCAAAAAGAAAAATTACAAAAAAAGGTATAA
- a CDS encoding DUF2179 domain-containing protein, with protein sequence MKKHNKEPQKPTDQQYEIGRVKVSDQLLPFSMLHRVKKKSLQIIWTIIISILFAFFGIIFIQNTGLYGFGVDAISHGGARFISFLIQYNNGSKEAARIVFVVLFWFINFAINIPLFIFAAKKINRNFALLTFIFMLFSTAFGIVFGLIPGSEKLNLFGRPLNDFIYRNTDGIVQTAIWSFLGDANKHVAIVLYGLLWAIIQGAIAAALLILNSSTAGFDILVVWYSREKFKNLGIVYIIFHIISLIISNFIGTYLPASLTIQKNLASLPSGWEVAPWSTELLFNPSFASSFLMILINGLIVDVLFPKYKLVKLEIYTSKIEEIQKAIYSLKDKRFTTSTAIVRGGYSKKEQTVLVANCFYVDAATVVEITTKEDPDAFISIYDTKKTLGHVYISKSIN encoded by the coding sequence TTGAAAAAACATAATAAAGAACCCCAAAAGCCAACGGACCAGCAGTATGAAATTGGTAGAGTCAAAGTTTCTGACCAACTTTTGCCTTTTTCAATGCTTCATCGGGTGAAGAAAAAATCGCTACAAATTATTTGAACCATCATCATTTCAATTCTATTTGCTTTTTTTGGCATCATTTTTATTCAAAACACCGGCCTCTATGGCTTTGGTGTTGATGCTATTAGCCATGGTGGAGCAAGATTTATTAGTTTCCTAATCCAATATAATAATGGCAGTAAAGAGGCTGCAAGAATTGTCTTTGTTGTACTCTTTTGATTCATTAACTTTGCTATTAATATTCCACTCTTTATTTTCGCTGCTAAAAAAATCAATCGTAATTTTGCTTTATTAACTTTCATCTTTATGCTTTTTTCTACGGCATTCGGGATTGTTTTTGGATTAATTCCCGGTAGTGAAAAACTTAATTTATTTGGTCGTCCTTTAAATGATTTTATTTATCGCAACACAGATGGTATTGTACAAACGGCAATTTGATCTTTTCTAGGCGATGCTAACAAACATGTTGCAATTGTTTTATACGGCCTATTATGAGCAATAATCCAAGGAGCAATTGCTGCAGCCTTATTAATTCTTAATTCATCTACTGCCGGATTTGATATTCTAGTAGTTTGATATTCAAGGGAAAAATTCAAGAACTTAGGAATTGTTTATATTATCTTTCATATTATTAGTTTGATAATTTCTAATTTCATAGGTACATATTTACCAGCTTCTTTAACAATTCAAAAGAACTTAGCGTCGCTTCCAAGTGGCTGAGAAGTGGCGCCTTGAAGCACAGAATTACTATTTAATCCTAGTTTTGCTTCATCATTTTTGATGATCCTAATTAATGGCCTAATAGTTGATGTTCTATTTCCAAAATATAAGCTTGTCAAACTAGAAATTTATACTTCTAAAATTGAAGAAATTCAAAAAGCAATTTATTCACTTAAGGATAAAAGGTTTACAACTTCTACGGCAATTGTTCGAGGTGGATATAGTAAAAAAGAACAAACCGTGTTAGTAGCTAATTGTTTTTATGTCGATGCTGCCACTGTTGTAGAAATCACGACCAAAGAAGACCCTGATGCTTTTATTTCAATTTACGATACGAAAAAAACGCTTGGTCATGTTTATATTTCTAAATCAATTAATTAA